In Planctomycetota bacterium, the DNA window AGCGAAGGTCGGCTCGTCGGCGTGCTCAGCGAGATCGACCTCATCGAGTACCTGGCCCGCCAGGGCAACCACGAGCCGTCGCACGACACCACGCCGAGCCCGGCGCACGCCTAACACTCCGTCCGAGCCGCGTGCGTGAGCACGCGGGCCACCGCCCGGCTGCCGGCGTCTCGCTGCGAGGGAACACGAACCATGAAGATCGATGACAGCGCCGGTTTCGGCACCAAGGCCATCCACGCCGGGCAGCAGCCCGACCCCTCCACCGGCGCGATCGCCGTGCCCGTCTACCAGACCTCGACGTACGTGCAGCAGTCGCCGGGCAAGATCGTCGGCGAGTACGACTACAGCCGCGCCGCCAACCCGACGCGGGCGGCGCTCGAGGCCAACCTCGCGGCCCTCGAGGGCGGCGCACACGGGCTGGCGTATTCCTCGGGCGTGGCCGCCACCGGCGCGGTGCTGCACCTGCTGAGCGCCGGCGACCACGTGCTGCTGTGCGACGACGTCTACGGCGGCACCAACCGGCTCTTCCACCGGGTGTTCGCGCAGCTGGGCATCGAGACGACGCTCGTGGACATGACCGACCACGACGCCGCGCGCGCGGCGATCCGCGACAACACGAGGCTGGTGTGGATCGAGACGCCCACCAACCCCACGCTCAAGGTCGTGGATATCGCGGTGATGGCCGAGATCGCGCACAAGAGCAAGGCCATCGTCGCCGTCGACAACACCTTCTCGAGCCCATACCTCCAGCAGCCGCTGAGGCTGGGCGCCGACATCGTGTGCCACAGCCTGACCAAGTACATCGGCGGGCATAGCGACGCCATCGGCGGTGCGCTCATCACCAGCGACGACGATCTGCACCAGCGGCTCAAGTTCCTGCAGCTCTCCGAGGGTGCCGTGCCCGGCATCAACGAGTGCTTCCTGTTCCTGCGGAGCACCAAGACGCTGC includes these proteins:
- a CDS encoding cystathionine gamma-synthase, giving the protein MKIDDSAGFGTKAIHAGQQPDPSTGAIAVPVYQTSTYVQQSPGKIVGEYDYSRAANPTRAALEANLAALEGGAHGLAYSSGVAATGAVLHLLSAGDHVLLCDDVYGGTNRLFHRVFAQLGIETTLVDMTDHDAARAAIRDNTRLVWIETPTNPTLKVVDIAVMAEIAHKSKAIVAVDNTFSSPYLQQPLRLGADIVCHSLTKYIGGHSDAIGGALITSDDDLHQRLKFLQLSEGAVPGINECFLFLRSTKTLHVRMDRHCANARAVADHLVAHDKVEKVVYPGLESHPQHAVAAKQMRGFGGMVTIYLKGGLDESRAFLEKLRIFALAESLGGVESLVDHPAIMTHASVPADQRRTLGITDNLVRLSVGIEEVGDLIADLDRALG